In Devosia sp. 1566, a single genomic region encodes these proteins:
- a CDS encoding ETC complex I subunit, with translation MTARIYRPARSATQSGKGKSKQWVLVHEQSTPRSIEGLMGYTSSADTRQQIRLSFETLEAAEAYAQKNGIAYSVQPAHEPTVKRVSYPDNFRHDRKAPWTH, from the coding sequence ATGACCGCTCGCATCTACCGGCCGGCCCGCAGCGCGACGCAATCGGGCAAGGGCAAGTCCAAGCAGTGGGTTTTGGTGCATGAGCAGTCCACGCCCCGCTCGATCGAAGGGCTGATGGGCTATACCAGTTCAGCCGATACGCGCCAGCAGATCCGCCTCTCGTTCGAGACGCTGGAAGCGGCCGAAGCTTATGCGCAAAAGAATGGCATCGCTTATTCGGTGCAGCCGGCCCATGAGCCCACCGTCAAGCGCGTGAGCTATCCCGACAATTTCCGCCACGACCGCAAGGCGCCCTGGACGCACTAG
- the metC gene encoding cystathionine beta-lyase: protein MHRQNSSDETPKLSVETLLTHAGRSPEDQFGFVNTPVYRGSTVLFNSLADLEAQEQRFLYGRAGNPTTASVEAVVTTLEGAHRTLLLPSGLAAITVALLACVKAGDDVLISDSAYDPVRKFADGFLARMGVTARYYDPRVGAGLAVMMQPNTRAVLAESPGSLTFEVQDLPALAKVAHDGGARLLVDNSWASPLYHQPLALGADIVMHAGTKMFVGHSDAFAGTISTTEAVWVDVLKTRTLLGFFTSGDEAFLVARGLRTLAIRMAEHQKRALEMARWLEEQPEVAAVLHPGLPSHPDHALFQRDFTGSGSLFSIVLAPAPRAALAAFVDGLSLFSMGYSWGGYESLCLPIKPAGSRTAVPWTAEGNMMRLHIGFEAIDDLKADLARALERYSAAR, encoded by the coding sequence ATGCATCGCCAAAATTCATCCGACGAGACGCCGAAACTGTCCGTCGAAACCTTGCTCACCCATGCTGGCCGCTCGCCCGAGGATCAGTTCGGGTTTGTGAATACCCCGGTTTATCGCGGTTCAACCGTACTGTTTAACAGCCTGGCAGATCTGGAAGCCCAGGAGCAGCGCTTCTTGTATGGTCGCGCGGGAAATCCCACCACCGCCAGCGTTGAAGCGGTCGTCACGACGCTGGAAGGCGCGCACCGCACGCTCCTGCTCCCCTCGGGCCTTGCTGCCATCACGGTGGCGCTCCTGGCCTGCGTCAAGGCGGGTGATGATGTGCTGATCTCGGACAGTGCGTATGATCCGGTGCGCAAGTTTGCCGATGGCTTTCTCGCGCGAATGGGGGTGACAGCGCGCTATTATGATCCGCGGGTTGGGGCGGGTCTTGCCGTGATGATGCAGCCCAACACCAGGGCGGTGCTGGCGGAAAGCCCAGGCTCGCTGACCTTTGAAGTGCAGGACCTGCCCGCACTGGCCAAGGTTGCCCATGATGGGGGAGCACGGCTGCTGGTGGACAATAGTTGGGCGAGCCCGCTCTATCACCAGCCGCTGGCGCTGGGCGCTGATATCGTCATGCATGCCGGCACCAAGATGTTTGTGGGCCATTCCGATGCGTTTGCCGGCACGATTTCCACCACAGAAGCCGTTTGGGTTGATGTGTTGAAGACACGCACACTGCTGGGCTTTTTCACCTCCGGGGACGAAGCCTTCCTTGTGGCAAGAGGTTTGCGCACGCTGGCGATTCGGATGGCGGAACACCAAAAGCGGGCGCTCGAGATGGCGCGCTGGCTTGAGGAGCAGCCTGAGGTGGCGGCGGTGTTGCATCCGGGCCTGCCTAGCCACCCCGACCATGCGCTGTTCCAGCGTGATTTCACCGGCTCGGGGAGCCTGTTCAGCATTGTGCTCGCCCCTGCCCCGCGCGCGGCCCTCGCCGCGTTCGTTGATGGGTTGTCGCTGTTTTCGATGGGCTATTCCTGGGGCGGCTATGAAAGCCTTTGCCTGCCGATCAAGCCCGCCGGGAGCCGCACCGCCGTGCCGTGGACGGCAGAGGGCAATATGATGCGCCTTCATATCGGGTTCGAGGCGATCGATGATCTGAAGGCCGATCTCGCGCGGGCACTGGAGCGCTATAGCGCCGCGCGGTGA
- a CDS encoding sugar phosphate isomerase/epimerase, with product MTELSFQLYSARNYPDLDDFLAKLAALGYTQVEGYGGLYADAPALAEKFKRNGLSMPTGHFGLAQLQDTDTALKTAETLGVKRLYCPHIGPEGRSADESKWVELAETLAGLGETFTREGYGFGWHNHDFEFVPTTSGRTPMEIILETAPALEWEADVAWIARGKADPVQWFDRYGDRITAVHVKDIAPAGEATDEDGWADVGFGVLNWDQLINEVTSRTKAQYFVAEHDKPSDAERFARRSIATAKNWK from the coding sequence ATCTCGATGACTTCCTCGCCAAGCTGGCGGCTCTCGGCTACACCCAGGTGGAAGGCTATGGCGGTCTTTATGCCGATGCGCCCGCACTGGCGGAAAAGTTCAAGCGCAATGGCCTGTCCATGCCTACCGGCCACTTCGGTCTTGCTCAGCTGCAGGACACCGATACCGCGCTCAAGACCGCTGAAACCCTCGGTGTGAAGCGCCTCTACTGCCCCCATATCGGCCCGGAAGGGCGCAGCGCAGACGAAAGCAAGTGGGTCGAGCTGGCTGAAACCCTTGCGGGTCTGGGGGAAACCTTCACTCGTGAAGGCTATGGCTTTGGCTGGCACAACCACGATTTCGAATTTGTGCCCACCACCAGCGGCCGCACCCCGATGGAAATCATCCTCGAAACTGCCCCCGCGCTAGAATGGGAAGCCGACGTTGCCTGGATCGCCCGCGGCAAGGCTGACCCTGTGCAGTGGTTCGACCGCTATGGCGACCGCATCACCGCCGTGCACGTCAAGGACATTGCCCCGGCCGGGGAAGCCACCGATGAAGACGGCTGGGCCGATGTCGGCTTTGGCGTCCTCAACTGGGACCAGTTGATCAACGAGGTCACCAGCCGCACCAAGGCCCAGTATTTCGTCGCTGAACACGACAAGCCCTCCGATGCCGAGCGCTTTGCCCGCCGCTCCATCGCCACCGCCAAGAACTGGAAGTAA
- a CDS encoding Gfo/Idh/MocA family oxidoreductase produces the protein MAKTFGVGIMGAGNISSAYLRLAPLFKGLEVRAVADIIPEAARKRAEEFGVAAQTPDELLKNSELDVIVNLTIPSTHYSVSTDIVSAGKHAYSEKPFVLSLEEGLALKKAADERNLLVGSAPDTFLGGAHQQARDIIDSGALGRIMSGTTHVMSRGMEHWHPNPNFFFQVGAGPVLDVGPYYVTDLIHLIGPVKRVSAFTNMARTEREVTAPGPYQGTKIKVGTPTTVHGVLEFHNGAIVTMGASWDVASHGHHNIELYGTEGTIYVPDPNFFGGELVTTDIEGTKTTVTPWDHPFGKVNQDQDKPNPRANYRTAGLADMMASIEGGYRARCGLDVALHAVDVMTSLLKAGESGQVLTLATTCERPAALKPEQAQALLKASA, from the coding sequence ATGGCCAAGACCTTTGGCGTCGGCATCATGGGTGCCGGCAATATTTCGAGCGCCTATCTGCGTCTCGCGCCCCTGTTCAAGGGGCTCGAAGTGCGCGCGGTCGCCGACATCATCCCCGAAGCCGCCCGCAAGCGCGCCGAGGAGTTCGGTGTCGCCGCCCAGACGCCCGACGAGCTGCTCAAGAACAGCGAACTCGACGTGATCGTCAATCTGACCATCCCCTCGACCCATTATTCGGTGTCCACGGACATCGTTTCGGCCGGCAAGCACGCCTATTCCGAAAAGCCCTTCGTGCTGTCGCTCGAAGAAGGCCTCGCGCTCAAAAAGGCCGCGGACGAGCGTAATCTCCTGGTTGGCAGCGCGCCCGACACCTTCCTGGGCGGCGCCCATCAGCAGGCGCGCGACATCATTGATTCCGGTGCCCTCGGGCGCATCATGAGCGGCACCACCCATGTGATGAGCCGCGGCATGGAGCACTGGCATCCCAATCCTAATTTCTTCTTCCAGGTTGGCGCCGGCCCGGTGCTTGATGTCGGCCCCTATTACGTGACCGACCTCATCCACCTGATCGGCCCGGTTAAGCGCGTCTCCGCCTTCACCAACATGGCGCGCACCGAGCGTGAAGTGACGGCACCCGGTCCCTATCAGGGCACCAAGATCAAGGTCGGCACCCCGACCACGGTTCATGGCGTGCTCGAGTTCCACAACGGCGCCATCGTCACCATGGGGGCCAGCTGGGACGTGGCCAGCCACGGCCACCACAATATCGAGCTCTACGGCACCGAAGGCACGATCTATGTGCCCGATCCCAACTTCTTTGGCGGCGAACTCGTCACCACCGATATCGAAGGCACCAAGACCACGGTCACGCCCTGGGATCATCCCTTCGGCAAGGTCAACCAGGATCAGGACAAGCCCAACCCCCGCGCCAATTACCGCACGGCTGGCCTTGCTGACATGATGGCCTCCATCGAAGGCGGCTACCGCGCGCGTTGTGGCCTGGACGTCGCGCTCCATGCTGTCGATGTCATGACCTCGTTGCTCAAGGCCGGCGAAAGCGGGCAGGTGCTGACGCTCGCCACCACCTGCGAGCGCCCCGCCGCGCTCAAGCCCGAACAGGCCCAGGCCCTACTCAAGGCGTCGGCTTGA
- a CDS encoding Gfo/Idh/MocA family oxidoreductase — protein MAENGARRIRLGMVGGGKGAFIGYVHRVASRIDGDYELVAGALSSRPEVAQESGRNLGLAPDRIYTSFEDMARAEAARPDGIEAVSIVTPNHLHFAPAKAFLEAGIHVICDKPITSTLEDARKLAEIKPANGAKFLLTHNYTGYPLIRQARELVESGALGTIRVIQAEYPQDWLTEPVEQSGTAPGAEWRTDPERSGAGGAIGDIGTHAYNLLRFVTGLKTEAVSADLTSFVPGRKLDDNVHIMLRFAGGARGMLWASQVAVGNENGLQLRVYGDKGGLEWRQDNPNYMWFSEFGKPRQLLTRGGAISQVAASTMNVRIPSGHPEGYLEAFATLYSQFAEVIRGNGEAYEGLLPSLADGVEGMQFITASVQSSRNDGKWTKLSDV, from the coding sequence ATGGCTGAAAACGGCGCAAGGCGCATTCGCCTCGGCATGGTTGGCGGCGGCAAGGGAGCCTTTATCGGCTATGTGCACCGCGTCGCTTCGCGCATCGATGGTGACTATGAACTGGTGGCCGGCGCGCTCTCGTCGCGCCCCGAAGTCGCCCAGGAATCCGGGCGCAATTTGGGGCTCGCACCTGACCGCATCTATACCAGCTTTGAGGACATGGCCCGCGCCGAAGCGGCTCGTCCCGACGGCATCGAAGCGGTCTCGATCGTCACCCCCAACCATCTCCATTTCGCCCCAGCCAAGGCCTTTCTCGAGGCCGGCATCCACGTCATCTGCGACAAGCCCATCACCTCGACCCTCGAGGACGCGCGCAAGCTCGCCGAAATCAAGCCGGCGAACGGCGCCAAGTTTCTGCTCACCCACAACTACACCGGCTATCCCCTGATCCGGCAGGCTCGCGAACTGGTGGAATCGGGCGCGCTGGGCACGATCCGCGTCATTCAGGCCGAATATCCGCAGGATTGGCTGACCGAGCCGGTGGAGCAATCCGGCACCGCACCGGGCGCCGAATGGCGCACCGATCCCGAGCGCTCGGGCGCTGGCGGCGCCATCGGGGATATCGGCACCCACGCCTATAATCTCCTGCGCTTTGTTACCGGCCTTAAAACCGAAGCCGTGTCGGCCGACCTGACCAGCTTCGTTCCCGGTCGCAAGCTCGACGATAACGTCCATATCATGCTGCGTTTCGCCGGCGGCGCCCGCGGCATGCTCTGGGCCAGCCAGGTCGCCGTCGGCAATGAAAACGGCCTGCAACTGCGCGTCTATGGCGACAAGGGCGGCCTCGAATGGCGGCAGGACAACCCCAACTACATGTGGTTTTCCGAGTTCGGTAAGCCGCGCCAGTTGCTGACCCGCGGAGGCGCCATCTCCCAGGTCGCGGCCTCCACCATGAATGTGCGCATCCCCTCCGGCCACCCCGAAGGGTACTTGGAGGCCTTCGCCACGCTCTACAGCCAGTTCGCCGAAGTGATCCGCGGCAACGGGGAAGCCTACGAAGGCCTGCTCCCGAGCCTCGCCGATGGCGTCGAAGGCATGCAGTTCATCACCGCTTCGGTGCAATCGAGCCGCAATGACGGCAAATGGACCAAGCTCAGCGATGTCTGA
- a CDS encoding sugar phosphate isomerase/epimerase, which produces MRTIKGPAIFLAQFAGDTAPFNEFGSICAWAAGLGYKGVQVPTGVGAMIDLEKAATSKTYADEIAGIARENGVEITELSTHLQGHLVAAHPVYDTMLDGFAPASVHNNPKARQEWAVQQMLWAAKASQNLGLTEHATFSGALAWPFLYPFPQRPAGLVEEAFDELARRWTPILNAFDEAGVDVCYEIHPGEDLHDGVTYEMFLERVNNHPRANLLYDPSHFVLQQLDYLEYLDIYHERIRMFHVKDAEFNPTGRQGVYGGYQSWINRAGRFRSLGDGQVDFASIFSKMAQYDFAGWAVLEWECALKHPEDGAREGAEFIKHHIIHVTERAFDDFAAAGTDQAANRRMLGLE; this is translated from the coding sequence ATGCGCACCATCAAGGGCCCAGCCATTTTCCTGGCCCAGTTCGCCGGCGACACCGCCCCCTTTAATGAGTTCGGCAGCATCTGCGCCTGGGCGGCGGGTCTGGGCTACAAGGGCGTACAGGTCCCGACCGGCGTTGGCGCCATGATCGACCTCGAAAAGGCCGCGACCTCCAAGACCTATGCCGATGAAATCGCCGGCATCGCCCGCGAAAACGGCGTCGAGATCACCGAACTCTCGACCCATCTTCAGGGTCACCTCGTCGCCGCCCATCCCGTCTACGACACCATGCTGGATGGCTTTGCCCCCGCTTCGGTGCACAACAATCCCAAGGCGCGCCAGGAATGGGCCGTGCAGCAGATGCTGTGGGCCGCCAAGGCCTCGCAGAACCTGGGCCTGACCGAACACGCGACCTTCTCGGGCGCGCTGGCCTGGCCGTTCCTTTACCCCTTCCCGCAGCGCCCGGCCGGCCTTGTCGAGGAAGCTTTTGACGAGCTCGCGCGCCGCTGGACGCCCATCCTCAACGCGTTCGACGAGGCGGGCGTCGATGTCTGCTACGAGATTCACCCGGGCGAGGATCTGCATGACGGGGTCACCTACGAGATGTTCCTCGAGCGGGTGAACAATCATCCCCGCGCCAATCTGCTCTACGATCCCAGCCACTTCGTGCTGCAGCAGCTCGATTATCTCGAATACCTCGACATCTACCACGAGCGCATCCGCATGTTCCACGTCAAGGATGCCGAGTTCAACCCGACCGGCCGCCAGGGCGTTTATGGGGGCTACCAGAGCTGGATCAACCGGGCAGGGCGCTTCCGTTCGCTGGGGGATGGGCAGGTGGATTTCGCCTCGATCTTCTCCAAGATGGCGCAATATGACTTCGCCGGCTGGGCGGTGCTCGAATGGGAATGCGCCCTCAAGCACCCCGAGGATGGGGCGCGCGAAGGCGCCGAGTTCATCAAACACCACATCATCCACGTCACTGAGCGCGCCTTTGACGATTTTGCCGCTGCTGGCACTGATCAGGCGGCTAACCGGCGCATGCTTGGGCTCGAGTAA